In Haloarcula halophila, a single window of DNA contains:
- a CDS encoding radical SAM protein, with protein sequence MCRPRDGQPEGLGLLRPLGLGRRLRPGPGVRRRRSAVDDDHACLAVVEVTDDCNLSCSYCFASSGPGGAHRSTEEIEALLDTVEDAGGRPIQFSGGEPTVRDDLPALVERARNRGIDHVEVNTNGIRLATETGYAQQLADAGVTAIYLQFDGLTSETYERIREVDLVDEKHAAIDACREADLPVVLVPTVVPDVNDHEMGDIVQFALRNRDIVRSVNFQPVAHFGRYASNDGRFAIDDATRLLAEQIDVLDPRDMLPAPCCSAYCQIGTAFVPEDTDATAAAGCSTEETDGQANCDDTRTDESFVPLTQYVDDQLWDMLSGMVDEGDYMELLAGTAAGEEWACKTAGCCGVDVPGGVEGLFDEVVPVSFTGFMDADAADVNRLSNCCISVPTTDGDLVPFCGYNMTTEDGEYALRNRNDWGGRNAVDGDRPAADSAAGYQGDGTATDGGCVPDDCEGE encoded by the coding sequence GTGTGCCGACCACGGGACGGCCAGCCGGAAGGTCTGGGGCTCCTTCGACCACTGGGACTGGGCCGCCGACTTCGGCCCGGACCCGGAGTTCGACGGCGGCGATCTGCGGTCGACGACGACCACGCCTGTCTCGCTGTCGTCGAGGTCACCGACGACTGCAACCTCTCGTGTTCGTACTGCTTCGCGAGTTCGGGACCCGGCGGCGCACACCGCTCGACAGAGGAAATCGAAGCATTGCTCGACACCGTCGAGGACGCGGGTGGCCGGCCGATACAGTTCTCTGGCGGCGAACCGACCGTCCGGGACGACCTCCCAGCACTCGTCGAGCGCGCCCGGAACAGGGGCATCGACCACGTCGAGGTGAACACGAACGGGATTCGGCTGGCGACCGAAACGGGATACGCCCAGCAACTCGCCGACGCCGGCGTCACCGCCATCTATCTCCAGTTCGATGGCCTGACGAGCGAGACCTACGAACGGATACGCGAGGTCGACCTCGTCGACGAGAAACACGCAGCCATCGACGCCTGCCGCGAGGCGGACCTGCCCGTCGTGCTCGTCCCGACTGTTGTCCCCGACGTGAACGACCACGAGATGGGCGACATCGTCCAGTTCGCGCTCAGAAACCGTGATATCGTCCGGTCGGTGAACTTCCAGCCGGTCGCGCACTTCGGCCGATACGCCTCGAACGACGGCCGGTTCGCCATCGACGACGCGACGCGGCTGCTGGCCGAGCAGATAGACGTCCTCGACCCGCGGGATATGCTGCCCGCCCCCTGCTGTTCGGCCTACTGCCAGATCGGGACGGCCTTCGTCCCCGAAGATACGGACGCGACGGCTGCCGCTGGCTGCAGCACTGAGGAGACGGACGGGCAGGCCAACTGTGACGACACCAGAACCGATGAATCGTTCGTTCCGCTCACGCAGTACGTCGACGACCAGCTCTGGGATATGCTCTCGGGGATGGTCGACGAGGGCGACTACATGGAGTTACTGGCCGGTACCGCTGCCGGCGAGGAGTGGGCCTGCAAGACCGCCGGCTGCTGTGGAGTCGACGTCCCTGGCGGCGTGGAGGGTCTGTTTGACGAGGTGGTCCCCGTCTCGTTCACAGGATTCATGGACGCCGACGCGGCCGACGTGAATCGGCTGAGTAACTGCTGTATCTCGGTGCCGACGACCGACGGCGACCTGGTACCCTTCTGTGGCTATAACATGACGACAGAGGACGGCGAGTACGCACTCCGGAACCGCAACGACTGGGGCGGCCGAAACGCCGTCGACGGAGACCGTCCCGCCGCCGATTCGGCTGCGGGCTATCAGGGTGACGGCACAGCCACGGACGGTGGCTGCGTGCCAGACGACTGCGAGGGCGAGTGA
- a CDS encoding class I SAM-dependent methyltransferase produces the protein MSGLLDAALSNPWGMLDTMLEGPLHPGGTAATAQLLDRAGVGPETRLLDVGCGAGDALSVAQDRGADAIGIDPEPSTDRAVQGDATALPIKSGSVNVLLAECVLCLTDLDAALAEANRVLGDGGRLALSDVVVDGNRPDVPDTVAEALCLTGARGRDRLTDRVEAAGFEIQTVSDHHDDLLEMRDQVTDRIDYEGLLGVMGERGERALEAIETLESATESGDISYVSVVATVRG, from the coding sequence ATGTCGGGGCTGCTCGACGCCGCGCTCTCGAACCCGTGGGGAATGCTTGACACGATGCTCGAAGGACCACTCCATCCCGGCGGCACGGCGGCGACAGCGCAGTTGCTCGACCGTGCGGGTGTCGGCCCGGAGACGCGGCTGCTGGATGTTGGGTGTGGCGCTGGCGACGCGCTCTCGGTGGCCCAGGACCGTGGTGCGGACGCCATCGGAATCGACCCGGAACCGAGCACCGACCGGGCCGTACAGGGTGACGCGACGGCCCTCCCCATCAAAAGTGGCAGTGTGAACGTCTTGCTGGCCGAATGCGTCCTCTGTCTCACCGATCTCGACGCCGCTCTGGCGGAGGCCAACCGCGTGTTGGGTGACGGTGGGCGACTCGCCCTCTCGGATGTCGTCGTCGATGGCAACCGGCCCGACGTGCCTGACACCGTCGCTGAGGCGCTCTGTCTCACTGGGGCGAGAGGTCGCGACCGACTGACCGATCGCGTCGAAGCCGCCGGGTTCGAGATCCAGACGGTCTCGGACCACCACGACGACCTTCTCGAAATGCGTGACCAGGTGACGGACCGGATCGATTACGAAGGGCTTCTTGGCGTAATGGGCGAGCGCGGCGAGCGGGCCCTAGAGGCGATTGAGACCCTCGAATCCGCTACCGAATCCGGCGATATCAGCTACGTTTCGGTGGTCGCGACCGTACGAGGGTAA
- a CDS encoding acyl-CoA dehydrogenase: MNNFKSGSGNLDFGAENDGETEDSEDVVDKGKSQESDQPGERVDSPGETGSKDPGPANDSDRETSEESEYPYFVRRSNVGDERDTRLELHVRDSVADQEGRFRSELADALAVSEVSKTDAREFALLAAYEHPQKVAELMEEEGFGVI; this comes from the coding sequence ATGAATAACTTCAAATCCGGCTCCGGGAATCTGGATTTTGGTGCCGAGAACGATGGGGAGACGGAAGACTCCGAGGACGTCGTTGACAAGGGGAAGTCACAAGAGAGTGATCAGCCCGGAGAACGAGTGGATTCCCCGGGTGAGACTGGGTCCAAGGATCCAGGACCAGCGAACGATTCAGACAGAGAGACAAGCGAGGAGAGTGAGTACCCATACTTCGTAAGGCGGAGCAACGTTGGCGACGAGCGAGACACCCGATTAGAACTTCATGTCCGAGATAGCGTAGCAGATCAAGAAGGACGCTTCCGGTCAGAACTGGCCGATGCGCTTGCTGTGAGCGAGGTCTCGAAGACCGACGCTCGTGAGTTTGCACTCCTGGCTGCCTATGAGCACCCTCAGAAAGTGGCCGAACTGATGGAAGAGGAAGGATTCGGCGTAATCTGA